The Lacrimispora xylanolytica genome has a segment encoding these proteins:
- a CDS encoding CatB-related O-acetyltransferase yields the protein MIQGVYYNPFTIRQATVCPLPVPGTDKTFPLLQLDIDSYIVGAEIQSGINFNYAEGVHCIQIGKYCALAEKITFLVNLNHDYKSVFQGSPSLLQEARPSRLKRKGSVLIQNDVWVGHGVTIISGITIHNGAIIGAESVVTKDVPAYAIVAGNPAKIIGYRFPEEQREAFSEIGWWNWDQETIQSRREDFFQPVETFIGKWHQNARDSWNQVIPVFEKEERKNILFIMDHKEPFSVWQKVLKEFYAYPKTPHSLRLILYLPTVPEGEGDKAALLDALKDYNGWEEDIMIIDSVPQGDVRGLFTNADYFITTRQEKNLLWTEYADHYGVKLLYGTDIPVLSL from the coding sequence ATGATTCAGGGTGTTTATTACAATCCATTTACGATCAGACAGGCGACGGTGTGTCCGCTGCCGGTACCAGGAACAGACAAAACGTTTCCCCTTTTGCAGCTGGATATTGACAGCTACATTGTAGGTGCTGAGATCCAGTCTGGAATTAATTTTAATTATGCAGAAGGTGTACATTGTATACAAATCGGTAAATACTGCGCTCTCGCAGAGAAAATCACATTCCTCGTCAATTTAAACCATGATTATAAATCCGTATTTCAGGGAAGCCCTTCTCTTCTTCAGGAGGCAAGACCCAGCAGGCTGAAACGAAAGGGCAGTGTGCTCATTCAAAATGACGTCTGGGTGGGGCATGGCGTTACCATTATAAGCGGCATCACCATTCATAACGGTGCCATCATAGGCGCGGAAAGCGTGGTGACAAAGGATGTCCCGGCTTACGCCATTGTGGCAGGGAATCCGGCAAAGATCATTGGATACCGGTTTCCCGAAGAACAGAGAGAAGCTTTTAGTGAGATCGGGTGGTGGAACTGGGATCAGGAAACCATTCAGTCCCGGAGAGAGGATTTCTTTCAGCCGGTGGAGACCTTTATCGGCAAATGGCATCAGAATGCCAGAGATTCCTGGAATCAGGTGATTCCTGTTTTTGAGAAAGAGGAAAGAAAGAACATACTTTTTATTATGGATCATAAGGAGCCCTTCTCTGTTTGGCAGAAGGTCTTAAAGGAATTTTATGCCTATCCAAAGACGCCTCACAGCTTAAGGCTGATTCTTTATCTTCCCACAGTGCCAGAGGGTGAGGGAGACAAAGCTGCACTCTTAGATGCGTTAAAGGATTATAATGGCTGGGAAGAGGATATCATGATAATAGACTCCGTACCCCAAGGCGATGTAAGAGGCCTGTTTACCAATGCAGATTATTTTATAACCACCAGACAGGAGAAGAACCTGCTATGGACGGAATATGCAGATCATTATGGGGTTAAGCTCTTATACGGCACAGACATTCCGGTATTATCCTTATAA
- the hemZ gene encoding coproporphyrinogen dehydrogenase HemZ has product MIGLFLDDQSFEQDIRELLMAFYPGESFAHEETEGEDYRLKVQSQTREDSFLLKIRDMEGDEEIADFVNVHYPDRFETKNRIKRMLYQMARKLTGMELPWGTLTGIRPTKIAMTKLLEGHSKEEVKSHMKETYLASDAKTDLSIEIASREISLLSEIDYENGYSLYVGIPFCPTTCLYCSFTSFPIGQWEKRMELYLEALFREMDYTAEKMKGRVLDTVYIGGGTPTSLSAQHLNVLIKRLYDTFDFSTVKEFTVEAGRPDSITEDKLRVLKAHGVTRISINPQTMKQETLSIIGRRHTVDMVKEQFHLARKLGFDNINMDLIIGLPEEDMEDVRNTMEEIKALSPDSITVHSLAIKRAARLNMFKEKYGDYKMVNTQEMIDLTAEYARKMGQEPYYLYRQKNMAGNFENVGYSQPGKACIYNILIMEEKQTIIALGAGTTTKVVFPSENRLERVENVKDVEQYITRIDEMLERKEKMLAKLEM; this is encoded by the coding sequence ATGATAGGATTATTTTTAGATGACCAGTCCTTTGAACAGGATATCAGAGAGTTATTAATGGCCTTTTATCCAGGGGAAAGCTTTGCCCATGAGGAAACAGAGGGAGAAGATTACCGTCTCAAGGTGCAAAGCCAGACCCGGGAGGACAGCTTTTTACTTAAAATCAGGGATATGGAAGGCGATGAGGAAATTGCGGATTTTGTAAACGTCCATTATCCCGACCGTTTCGAAACAAAGAACCGGATCAAGCGAATGCTTTATCAGATGGCAAGGAAACTGACGGGAATGGAGCTACCCTGGGGTACCCTGACCGGAATCCGGCCGACTAAGATTGCAATGACAAAGCTTTTGGAAGGACATTCCAAAGAGGAGGTTAAATCTCATATGAAAGAGACATACCTTGCAAGTGATGCCAAGACCGATTTAAGCATTGAAATCGCAAGCCGGGAAATCAGCCTTCTTTCGGAGATTGATTATGAAAATGGCTACAGTCTTTATGTAGGAATCCCATTTTGCCCCACTACCTGCCTCTACTGCTCCTTTACGTCCTTCCCCATCGGACAGTGGGAAAAACGTATGGAGCTATATCTGGAGGCATTGTTTCGTGAGATGGACTATACTGCCGAAAAGATGAAGGGCAGAGTCCTTGATACCGTTTATATCGGCGGCGGCACTCCTACGTCTCTTTCCGCCCAACACCTTAATGTACTGATTAAGAGGCTATATGATACCTTTGATTTTAGTACGGTCAAGGAATTTACAGTGGAAGCCGGAAGGCCGGACAGCATTACAGAGGACAAGCTGAGAGTATTAAAAGCTCATGGAGTGACCCGTATTTCTATCAATCCACAGACCATGAAGCAGGAGACCCTTTCCATCATCGGAAGAAGGCATACCGTTGATATGGTAAAGGAACAGTTCCATCTGGCAAGAAAGCTTGGATTTGATAATATAAACATGGATTTAATCATCGGTCTGCCGGAAGAAGATATGGAAGACGTGAGAAATACCATGGAAGAAATAAAGGCCTTATCCCCTGACAGCATCACCGTTCATTCCCTGGCAATCAAGCGTGCGGCACGCCTTAATATGTTTAAGGAAAAGTATGGCGATTATAAGATGGTGAACACCCAGGAGATGATCGACTTAACCGCAGAGTATGCCAGGAAGATGGGACAAGAGCCGTATTACTTATACCGGCAGAAAAACATGGCAGGAAATTTTGAAAATGTGGGCTATTCCCAGCCAGGCAAGGCATGTATCTACAACATTCTCATTATGGAAGAAAAGCAGACCATAATTGCCCTAGGCGCAGGAACCACCACAAAGGTGGTATTCCCCAGTGAGAATCGACTGGAACGTGTGGAAAATGTCAAAGATGTGGAGCAGTACATCACAAGAATTGACGAAATGCTGGAAAGAAAAGAAAAAATGCTTGCAAAATTAGAAATGTAA
- the add gene encoding adenosine deaminase, giving the protein MKRLETDLHLHLDGSLSTDVVRLLAAEIGYDFEGRSVKESISVGEDCKSLVDYLKCFDLPAQLLQTEAALELASKDLVVRLAKQGLIYTEIRFAPQLHMRKGLTKEKVVEAVIRGVDKGVKEAGSIKAGILLCSMVNGSDKENEETFDIAGGYLNRGVVGVDIAGPEGMVPMAHFEPLFKKVYEKDIPFTIHAGECGDCENIIKAVSYGAKRIGHGCAAIQSDACMDLLKKEKITLEMCVISNLQTKAVASIEEHPLKAFYDRGIRVTYNTDNITVSDTSLLKEAELMKKHMGFTEADLRQMNRYALEGAFLNQEEKEKIIAFFDNNNYNE; this is encoded by the coding sequence ATGAAACGACTGGAAACTGATCTCCATCTGCATTTGGACGGCTCCTTATCAACAGATGTGGTGAGGCTGCTTGCAGCAGAAATCGGATATGATTTTGAAGGACGGAGTGTAAAGGAAAGTATTTCCGTAGGAGAGGATTGCAAAAGCCTGGTGGATTACTTAAAATGCTTTGATCTTCCAGCACAGCTTTTGCAGACAGAGGCTGCACTGGAGCTGGCATCAAAGGATCTGGTGGTACGTCTGGCGAAGCAAGGTCTTATTTACACTGAGATCCGGTTCGCGCCTCAGCTTCACATGAGAAAAGGGCTGACAAAAGAAAAGGTTGTGGAAGCCGTAATCCGTGGAGTGGATAAGGGCGTAAAGGAAGCGGGGTCTATAAAGGCAGGTATTTTACTTTGCTCTATGGTCAATGGCTCTGATAAAGAAAATGAAGAGACCTTTGATATTGCAGGTGGGTATTTAAACCGTGGAGTGGTTGGCGTAGATATTGCAGGACCTGAAGGTATGGTGCCCATGGCTCACTTTGAACCTCTCTTTAAAAAGGTTTATGAGAAGGACATTCCTTTTACCATCCATGCTGGAGAATGCGGGGATTGTGAAAATATAATCAAGGCAGTGAGTTACGGTGCCAAAAGAATCGGCCACGGCTGTGCGGCCATACAGTCGGATGCATGTATGGACCTATTAAAAAAGGAAAAGATTACATTAGAAATGTGTGTGATCAGCAACCTACAGACAAAGGCAGTGGCTTCCATTGAGGAGCACCCTTTAAAGGCATTTTATGACAGAGGGATTCGTGTGACTTATAACACCGATAACATAACGGTTTCCGACACAAGCCTTTTAAAGGAAGCAGAGCTTATGAAAAAGCACATGGGCTTTACAGAGGCAGATTTAAGGCAGATGAACCGGTATGCTTTGGAAGGTGCCTTTTTAAACCAGGAAGAGAAAGAAAAAATAATTGCATTTTTCGACAATAATAATTATAATGAATGA
- a CDS encoding NAD(P)-dependent oxidoreductase codes for MAVHVIDEANRCLNCKKPLCRQGCPINTPIPQMIQAFKNGDLNDAGEMLFSNNPLSLVCSLVCNHEKQCEGHCILGKKGQSVHISSIENYISDTIFDKIKIECKPKNGKKVAVIGAGPAGITIAIYLTKEGYSVTIFDAKDKVGGVLQYGIPDFRLPKTILERYKKKLVDIGVKIRPNTAIGTALEIKDLVRDGYQSIFIGTGVWRPKTLGVKGESLGNVHYAIDYLANPDAYDLGDRVAIIGMGNSAMDVARTVIRHGARKVTLYARGLHSNASEHETAYAKLDGANFQFGKQIAEITDDGPVFETILYDEEGKQIGMEEERDQVYADSTIISISQGPKSKLVSTTEGLKASQNGLLMTDEDGRTTIPGVFASGDVVLGARTVVEAVAYSKRVAQAMDEYMKFKEE; via the coding sequence ATGGCCGTACATGTAATTGATGAAGCAAATAGATGTTTAAATTGTAAGAAACCTTTGTGCCGTCAGGGCTGCCCCATTAATACTCCAATTCCTCAGATGATTCAGGCTTTTAAGAACGGAGATCTTAATGATGCAGGAGAGATGTTATTTAGCAACAATCCTCTGTCTCTCGTATGTTCTCTGGTGTGCAATCATGAAAAACAATGCGAGGGCCACTGCATTCTTGGAAAAAAAGGACAGTCGGTTCATATCAGCAGCATTGAAAATTATATATCGGATACTATTTTTGATAAAATCAAGATCGAATGCAAGCCAAAGAACGGGAAGAAAGTAGCAGTCATCGGTGCAGGTCCTGCAGGAATCACCATTGCCATTTACTTGACCAAGGAAGGCTACAGCGTAACCATATTTGATGCAAAGGATAAGGTTGGAGGCGTTCTCCAGTATGGAATCCCGGATTTCAGACTGCCAAAGACAATCCTGGAACGTTATAAAAAGAAACTGGTGGATATCGGAGTGAAGATTCGCCCCAACACAGCCATCGGAACCGCCTTGGAAATCAAAGACCTGGTTCGGGATGGTTACCAGAGTATTTTTATCGGAACCGGAGTATGGAGACCAAAGACCCTGGGTGTTAAGGGAGAATCCCTTGGTAATGTTCACTATGCCATTGATTATCTGGCAAATCCGGATGCTTATGATTTAGGAGACAGGGTGGCCATCATTGGAATGGGCAACTCTGCCATGGATGTGGCCAGAACCGTTATCCGTCATGGAGCAAGAAAGGTGACACTTTACGCCAGAGGTCTCCACAGCAATGCCAGCGAACATGAGACAGCCTATGCAAAGCTTGACGGAGCTAATTTTCAGTTTGGTAAGCAGATTGCTGAAATCACAGATGACGGTCCTGTATTTGAGACAATACTTTATGATGAAGAAGGAAAACAGATTGGAATGGAAGAGGAGCGGGATCAGGTTTATGCGGATTCCACCATCATCTCCATCAGCCAGGGGCCAAAGAGCAAGCTGGTGAGCACCACAGAGGGCTTAAAGGCCAGCCAGAACGGTCTACTTATGACCGACGAGGATGGACGTACTACAATACCAGGTGTTTTTGCTTCCGGTGATGTGGTTCTGGGAGCCAGAACGGTTGTTGAGGCAGTGGCTTATTCTAAGAGAGTCGCGCAGGCCATGGACGAATATATGAAATTTAAAGAAGAGTGA
- a CDS encoding MBL fold metallo-hydrolase → MSDFRIKTYAVGQIGTNCYILFLESRKEAVLVDPGAQGGYLVETCKEHGVTPKAIFLTHGHFDHILGIDEVKRWYPDIKIYAGEHEKNTLMDPSVNLSGGFGGSGYTVLADVWLKDGEQVTVAGIDFKVIHTPGHTTGSVCFLIPEEEVLISGDTLFQESLGRTDFPMGNQSQIIQSIREKLFVLPQNTLVYPGHGDMTTIGHELVYNPVALYRG, encoded by the coding sequence ATGAGCGATTTCAGAATAAAAACCTATGCGGTGGGACAGATCGGCACCAACTGCTATATCCTGTTCCTTGAATCACGTAAAGAAGCAGTCTTAGTCGATCCTGGGGCACAGGGCGGTTATCTGGTTGAAACATGCAAAGAGCATGGAGTTACGCCAAAAGCGATATTCTTAACACACGGACATTTTGACCACATACTTGGAATAGATGAAGTAAAACGCTGGTATCCGGATATCAAAATCTACGCGGGAGAGCATGAAAAGAACACGCTCATGGACCCGTCTGTTAATTTATCCGGCGGATTTGGCGGCAGCGGGTATACCGTTCTGGCTGATGTTTGGTTAAAGGACGGAGAACAGGTAACGGTAGCTGGAATTGACTTTAAAGTCATTCACACACCCGGCCATACCACAGGCTCTGTCTGCTTCCTGATCCCAGAGGAAGAGGTGCTCATAAGCGGAGATACCTTATTCCAGGAATCGTTAGGAAGAACAGACTTTCCGATGGGAAATCAGTCCCAAATTATTCAATCCATCAGAGAAAAGCTATTTGTGCTGCCTCAGAACACCCTTGTCTATCCGGGACATGGAGATATGACAACCATTGGCCATGAATTAGTTTATAATCCGGTGGCATTATACAGAGGATAG
- a CDS encoding AEC family transporter: MDYSSLMNLQGMLFLLVAAGIILRKQGILHEEAKAVLTDLVIYLILPCNIISSFLIEFNITVLKKFAVILVIATLIQVVCLFLANVLYNKEEEGRKKVLQYGTVCSNAGFMGNPIAEGVYGAQGLMFASIFLIPQRIVMWSAGVSYFTESPDRKTIVKKVMTHPCIIAVYIGMFFLITQIQMPLFLEHTIRGVGGCTTTVSMVLIGTILAEVKLKSILDWGIVKYTVIRLFFIPLLVFLSCRLFSVDPMLLGVSVLLAGMPAGSTTAILAAKYGGDYIFATKCVVVTTLLSLVTIPLWCMFL; the protein is encoded by the coding sequence ATGGATTACAGCAGTCTAATGAATCTCCAGGGAATGCTATTTCTGCTTGTGGCAGCAGGCATTATTCTTCGGAAACAAGGGATTCTTCATGAGGAAGCAAAGGCAGTGCTTACGGATCTGGTGATTTACCTTATCCTGCCCTGTAATATTATCAGCTCCTTTTTGATTGAATTCAATATAACGGTTTTAAAAAAGTTTGCTGTCATACTGGTGATTGCGACCTTGATTCAGGTGGTGTGCCTCTTCCTTGCGAATGTACTATATAACAAGGAGGAGGAGGGACGGAAAAAAGTACTCCAATACGGTACGGTCTGTTCCAATGCAGGATTTATGGGCAACCCCATTGCCGAAGGTGTTTACGGGGCACAGGGACTTATGTTTGCCTCTATATTCCTAATCCCCCAGAGAATAGTCATGTGGTCTGCCGGAGTATCCTATTTTACAGAGAGTCCGGATAGAAAGACCATAGTGAAAAAGGTTATGACCCACCCTTGTATCATAGCAGTCTATATCGGAATGTTCTTTTTAATCACCCAGATTCAGATGCCTCTGTTTCTGGAGCATACCATAAGAGGCGTGGGTGGCTGTACTACTACAGTTTCCATGGTATTAATTGGAACCATACTGGCAGAGGTGAAGCTTAAGAGTATCCTGGACTGGGGAATTGTTAAATATACGGTAATCCGTTTATTTTTCATTCCCCTCCTTGTGTTTCTTTCCTGCCGTCTCTTTTCCGTTGATCCAATGCTACTTGGAGTATCTGTATTGTTAGCTGGAATGCCTGCGGGAAGTACCACTGCTATATTGGCAGCAAAATACGGCGGTGATTATATTTTTGCTACAAAGTGTGTTGTCGTAACAACTCTTTTATCTTTAGTGACCATTCCTTTGTGGTGTATGTTTCTATAG
- the hisS gene encoding histidine--tRNA ligase — MALKKKPVTGMKDILPAEMQVREYVMNQIRETYGGFGFHSIETPCVEHIENLSSKQGGDNEKLIFKIMKRGEKLNVEEAREENDLTDSGLRYDLTVPLSRYYSNNAASLPAPFKSLQMGSVWRADRPQKGRFRQFVQCDIDILGDASRLAEIDLILATTTLLGKIGFKGYTVRINDRNILKGMAAFCGFPEESYDQVFIILDKMDKIGMDGVERELKEAGYEEEKVKKYLSLFESVTRDASGVRSLGETLKGSMDPEQAENLAAIIDSVTGISTCQFSIQFDPTLVRGMSYYTGTIFEIQVDGFPGSVGGGGRYDKMIGKFTGMDTPACGFSIGFERIITILMDEGFTVPGSQEKIAFLLEKGVSDEVTNQAMKEAMEERAKGVTVLVSQMNKNKKFQKDSLLKEGYTQFKEFYKESLK; from the coding sequence ATGGCATTGAAAAAGAAACCGGTTACCGGAATGAAGGATATTCTGCCCGCGGAAATGCAGGTGCGTGAATACGTAATGAACCAGATACGTGAAACTTACGGTGGCTTTGGCTTTCATTCCATTGAAACTCCCTGCGTGGAACACATTGAAAATCTGTCCAGCAAACAGGGCGGAGACAATGAAAAGCTGATCTTTAAGATTATGAAGCGGGGAGAAAAGTTAAATGTGGAGGAAGCTAGGGAAGAAAATGATTTGACAGACAGCGGGCTCCGCTACGATTTAACTGTCCCCTTATCCAGATATTATTCCAACAATGCAGCTTCCCTTCCGGCTCCTTTTAAATCCCTTCAGATGGGAAGTGTCTGGAGAGCTGACCGCCCTCAAAAAGGACGTTTCAGACAGTTCGTTCAGTGCGATATCGACATCCTTGGAGATGCCAGCAGACTGGCGGAAATCGATCTGATTCTGGCTACCACAACCCTTCTTGGTAAGATTGGTTTTAAAGGATATACGGTAAGAATCAATGACCGTAACATCTTAAAGGGAATGGCAGCATTTTGTGGATTTCCGGAAGAGTCCTATGACCAGGTATTTATTATTCTGGATAAGATGGACAAGATCGGCATGGATGGCGTTGAAAGAGAGCTTAAGGAAGCTGGCTATGAAGAAGAAAAGGTCAAGAAATATTTATCCCTGTTTGAGTCTGTAACACGGGATGCATCTGGAGTCAGAAGCCTTGGGGAAACTTTAAAGGGCTCCATGGACCCAGAGCAGGCAGAAAATCTTGCGGCTATCATTGATAGTGTGACTGGAATTTCTACTTGCCAGTTCTCCATTCAGTTTGACCCTACCTTAGTACGAGGCATGTCCTACTATACCGGAACCATTTTTGAGATTCAGGTAGATGGATTCCCAGGCTCAGTAGGCGGCGGCGGACGCTATGATAAGATGATCGGTAAATTTACGGGAATGGATACTCCGGCATGCGGTTTTTCCATTGGCTTTGAGCGCATCATCACCATCTTAATGGATGAAGGCTTTACCGTACCCGGCAGTCAGGAAAAAATAGCATTTCTTCTTGAAAAAGGCGTAAGCGATGAGGTGACCAATCAGGCCATGAAGGAGGCCATGGAAGAGCGGGCTAAGGGAGTGACCGTACTGGTTTCCCAGATGAATAAAAATAAAAAATTCCAGAAGGATAGTCTTTTAAAAGAAGGCTATACCCAGTTTAAAGAATTTTATAAAGAAAGTTTGAAATAA
- a CDS encoding RelA/SpoT family protein, with protein MENNNKAALESAKREKRGLDTELEAPADFTSPEVLYEELVKSIKRYHPSDDLTMIKKAYQIAYDAHKDQKRKSGEPYIIHPLCVAIILADLEMDKETIAAGILHDVVEDTVMSLDELKAEFGEEVALLVDGVTKLTQISWSMDKMELQAENLRKMFLAMAKDIRVIIIKLSDRLHNMRTLQYMKPEKQKDKARETMEIYAPIAHRLGISKIKIELDDLSLKYLHPETYYELAEKISLKKDAREYFVKSIVDEVSEHLSASGIEGKVDGRVKHFFSIYKKMVNQNKTLDQIYDLFAVRIIVESVKDCYAALGVIHELYKPIPGRFKDYIAMPKPNMYQSLHTTLIGNNGQPFEIQIRTYEMHRTAEYGIAAHWKYKESGSGQVAAAKEEEKLSWLRQILEWQKDMSDNMEFLNMVKGDLDLFSDSVYCFTPSGDVKNLPSGSTPIDFAYSIHSAVGNKMVGARVNGKLVNIEYVIQNGDQVEIITSQNSKGPSRDWLNMVKSTQAKNKINQWFKTELKEDNILRGKEMVDRYCKTKGINYPDINKPEYQEKVMKRYAFRDWESVLASIGHGGLKEGQVINKMIDERDKKLKKDVTDHTILNDIEDMSSKLPIKRRSGSGIVVKGIHDLAVRFSKCCSPVPGDEIVGFVTRGRGISIHRTDCVNVFNLPEDERNRLIDAEWQEQEGEATKERYSSEIKIFANNRIGMFVDISKVFTERQIDITSMNSRTNKQGKATITMTFDIHGVEELGKLVDKLRQIEGVIDIERTAG; from the coding sequence ATGGAAAATAATAATAAGGCAGCTTTGGAGAGTGCAAAGCGGGAGAAGCGGGGACTTGATACTGAATTGGAGGCTCCTGCAGATTTTACGAGCCCTGAGGTGCTTTATGAAGAGTTGGTAAAAAGTATCAAACGATACCATCCTTCCGATGATCTAACCATGATCAAAAAGGCATATCAGATCGCTTACGATGCACATAAAGACCAGAAACGAAAATCGGGTGAACCTTACATCATTCACCCTCTTTGTGTTGCAATTATTTTAGCGGATCTTGAGATGGACAAAGAGACCATTGCCGCTGGGATTCTACATGATGTGGTAGAGGACACCGTAATGTCCTTAGATGAGCTGAAGGCAGAGTTTGGCGAAGAAGTGGCCCTTTTGGTGGATGGCGTTACAAAGCTGACCCAGATATCCTGGTCCATGGATAAGATGGAGCTTCAGGCAGAGAATTTAAGAAAGATGTTCCTTGCCATGGCAAAGGACATCCGTGTAATCATAATAAAGCTTTCTGACCGCCTCCATAACATGCGTACCCTTCAGTATATGAAGCCGGAAAAGCAAAAGGATAAGGCCAGGGAGACCATGGAAATCTATGCTCCCATTGCCCACCGTCTCGGTATTTCCAAGATAAAGATCGAGCTTGACGATCTGTCCTTAAAGTATCTTCACCCCGAAACTTACTATGAACTGGCAGAGAAAATATCACTAAAAAAGGATGCCAGGGAATACTTTGTAAAGAGCATTGTAGATGAGGTTTCGGAGCATCTTAGTGCTTCCGGGATTGAAGGCAAGGTGGACGGCCGCGTCAAGCATTTTTTCAGTATCTATAAAAAGATGGTAAACCAGAATAAAACCCTGGATCAGATCTATGACTTATTTGCTGTCAGGATTATAGTGGAAAGCGTAAAGGACTGCTATGCAGCCCTCGGTGTGATTCACGAGCTTTATAAACCCATTCCAGGCCGTTTTAAAGATTATATTGCCATGCCAAAGCCCAATATGTACCAATCATTACACACCACTCTGATTGGCAATAACGGTCAGCCGTTTGAAATTCAGATCCGTACGTATGAGATGCACCGCACTGCGGAATACGGTATTGCGGCCCACTGGAAGTATAAGGAGAGCGGAAGCGGTCAGGTGGCTGCGGCGAAAGAGGAAGAGAAGCTTAGCTGGCTGCGCCAGATTCTGGAATGGCAGAAGGACATGTCCGACAACATGGAGTTTTTAAACATGGTAAAGGGCGACTTAGACTTATTCTCTGACAGCGTTTACTGCTTTACCCCTTCCGGCGACGTAAAGAACTTACCAAGCGGTTCCACCCCCATTGACTTTGCATACTCCATCCACAGTGCGGTAGGCAATAAGATGGTAGGCGCACGAGTGAATGGGAAGCTGGTGAACATTGAGTATGTGATCCAGAACGGAGATCAGGTTGAGATCATTACTTCTCAAAACAGCAAGGGTCCCAGCAGGGACTGGCTGAATATGGTGAAAAGTACTCAGGCCAAGAATAAGATCAACCAGTGGTTCAAGACGGAGCTTAAGGAAGATAACATTCTCCGTGGCAAGGAAATGGTGGACCGTTACTGTAAGACAAAGGGAATTAATTATCCTGACATCAACAAGCCGGAATATCAGGAAAAAGTAATGAAGCGTTATGCCTTCCGTGACTGGGAATCTGTGCTTGCTTCCATTGGACACGGCGGCTTAAAAGAAGGCCAGGTCATCAATAAGATGATTGATGAACGGGATAAAAAGCTGAAAAAGGACGTAACGGATCATACCATTTTAAATGATATTGAGGACATGAGCAGTAAACTGCCCATTAAGAGACGTTCTGGCAGCGGAATTGTGGTAAAGGGCATTCATGACCTTGCGGTTCGTTTTTCCAAGTGCTGCAGTCCGGTACCTGGAGATGAGATCGTAGGCTTCGTAACCAGAGGAAGAGGAATTTCCATTCACAGAACTGACTGCGTGAACGTGTTCAATCTTCCGGAAGATGAAAGAAACCGTCTCATTGATGCAGAATGGCAGGAGCAGGAAGGCGAGGCAACGAAAGAGCGTTATTCCTCAGAAATCAAGATTTTTGCAAACAACCGTATCGGTATGTTCGTAGATATTTCAAAGGTATTTACGGAACGTCAGATTGATATCACCTCTATGAATTCCAGAACCAACAAGCAGGGCAAGGCTACGATTACCATGACCTTTGACATTCATGGAGTGGAGGAGCTTGGAAAACTGGTAGATAAACTGAGACAAATCGAAGGAGTTATAGACATTGAGAGGACTGCGGGATAG